A genomic window from bacterium includes:
- a CDS encoding C25 family cysteine peptidase gives MKKLLSLLGILFLSIPALGGELIIEKVSFSKAGLSFGKFNGYDVVKLKDGISTGEAGSPMLPCYQVRILIPTTATASGIEVISVDKEILPGKYTICPTQPPRPISINKEIPFVGPNPDVYSSYSHYPGKLTEFVGTGSKGGYRIAEILVYPVQYIPAERTLIFYSNIVLKLKYETTHIMSEITKFQKQSMERIIRSLVINPEDIDIYAPLVKDRQDEISYCIITSSDFAPEFQSLADWKTKKGVRARVVKLDSIYANCSGSDNQIKIRNFIKDAYSNWGTIYFLLGGQCDYENNQEVVPRRDVFCMDPGVGYYPDEEWEPCDLYYSDTNGTWDGNNNGIYGEMTDNVDIYADVFVGRAPARNLTQVETFINKVLTYEKNPPTGYQKKILLAALRLFYGYTGDIISDSIAAVTPASWLDAILSEAQGTISRQIVIDSLNAGFGFAHYAAHGNEYGVYSGQGAAILTSSDVDGLHNGGRLGIHNAISCFCGAVDEVAGGDCFAEHFINNPNGGGIASIMNSRYGYGTPPELGPSECIDLAFYKKLFNDGLYHLGEAHAASKDAYVTASQSGQWPEYWRYCLYELNLFGDPELPMWTDEPKSLAVEHLPTIPVGQTWFEVTVSSDNVPVKSALVCVMKEEDNVYAIGYTNENGVATMNLPTPPTSIGTLYATVTAHNFLPYEGNIQVVPAAIVTINPDTIQVNTLTPVEITVLDTLNQGIADVVTKIYGLGVSLCDTTNAAGQCVINVTAPYGEVLKCTGREIGVSWDMFIDSIWVIGWDTLLSPDISAQVTELGMVDTLTPYYEGTITARTGGDSGFTLFTKGCGVDTSVFTIGTIANLGVVPTSLGNLWGYIAKRGYRIYKESFPVIQVFGTLVGTVTDLSNDNPIPGVRIKGYVAGDTTTPVFAVVSDTNGNYSTTQIPVGNYDIYASRLGYSPYSTTLFLKYGANTFDIKLQCILTPGFSDSLEPANAGWTHYQVTSGYKDEWHIETYRSHSPTHSWKCGGAGSASYSNRD, from the coding sequence ATGAAGAAACTTTTAAGCTTATTGGGGATACTTTTTCTTAGCATACCAGCTCTTGGTGGTGAGCTTATTATAGAGAAAGTCAGTTTTAGTAAAGCCGGCCTCTCATTTGGTAAGTTTAACGGATACGATGTCGTTAAACTTAAAGACGGTATATCCACTGGTGAGGCTGGTAGTCCTATGCTACCATGTTACCAAGTAAGAATTCTTATTCCGACGACAGCTACTGCGAGTGGAATAGAAGTTATATCAGTTGATAAAGAAATATTACCTGGTAAGTATACTATTTGCCCGACACAGCCACCAAGACCCATTTCAATTAATAAGGAAATACCATTTGTAGGACCTAATCCTGATGTTTACAGTTCATACTCTCATTATCCCGGTAAACTTACCGAATTTGTCGGTACTGGCTCTAAAGGTGGATATAGAATCGCTGAGATACTCGTTTATCCTGTCCAATATATTCCGGCGGAACGCACTCTTATTTTCTATTCAAATATTGTTTTGAAATTAAAGTACGAAACTACACATATTATGAGTGAGATAACTAAATTCCAGAAGCAATCTATGGAAAGAATAATTAGGAGCTTAGTTATAAACCCTGAAGATATAGATATATATGCTCCATTAGTTAAGGATAGGCAAGATGAAATCAGCTATTGCATAATAACGAGCTCCGATTTTGCGCCTGAATTCCAAAGCCTTGCTGATTGGAAGACAAAGAAAGGAGTGCGTGCAAGAGTTGTAAAATTAGACTCAATATATGCTAACTGCTCAGGCTCAGATAACCAAATAAAGATACGCAATTTTATTAAAGATGCATATAGTAATTGGGGTACTATATACTTTCTATTAGGTGGACAGTGTGATTATGAAAATAATCAAGAAGTTGTGCCAAGGAGGGATGTATTCTGTATGGACCCGGGTGTAGGTTATTATCCAGACGAGGAGTGGGAGCCTTGTGATTTATATTATTCAGATACAAATGGAACATGGGATGGAAATAATAATGGAATTTATGGAGAAATGACAGATAACGTAGATATTTATGCTGATGTCTTTGTAGGTAGGGCACCTGCAAGAAATTTGACTCAAGTAGAGACTTTTATAAATAAGGTGTTAACTTATGAGAAGAACCCACCAACGGGATACCAGAAGAAGATACTACTTGCAGCATTAAGATTATTTTATGGTTACACAGGTGATATAATAAGCGATTCCATAGCAGCGGTTACACCTGCTAGCTGGCTGGATGCAATATTGTCTGAGGCACAGGGGACGATAAGTCGGCAGATAGTGATAGACTCACTTAATGCTGGGTTTGGCTTTGCTCATTATGCAGCGCATGGAAATGAGTATGGAGTCTATAGTGGACAGGGTGCTGCCATTCTCACTTCATCTGATGTTGATGGACTTCACAATGGTGGTAGACTTGGTATCCACAACGCTATTTCATGTTTTTGTGGTGCAGTAGATGAAGTAGCAGGTGGTGACTGTTTTGCAGAGCACTTTATAAATAATCCAAATGGTGGTGGTATAGCATCTATTATGAACTCAAGATATGGATACGGAACGCCACCAGAGTTAGGACCGAGTGAGTGTATAGACCTCGCATTCTATAAGAAATTGTTTAATGATGGCCTTTATCATTTAGGTGAAGCTCATGCAGCATCTAAGGATGCATATGTCACTGCTTCTCAATCAGGACAGTGGCCTGAGTATTGGAGATATTGTCTTTATGAGCTCAATTTATTTGGTGACCCTGAGCTTCCAATGTGGACAGATGAGCCAAAGAGCTTGGCTGTTGAGCATCTTCCTACAATACCAGTAGGACAGACATGGTTTGAAGTCACTGTATCAAGTGATAACGTACCTGTTAAGAGTGCGCTTGTTTGTGTTATGAAAGAAGAGGACAATGTCTATGCAATAGGGTATACCAATGAGAACGGGGTTGCTACAATGAACTTGCCAACTCCCCCAACTTCTATAGGCACTTTATATGCAACAGTTACAGCTCATAACTTCTTACCTTATGAAGGGAATATTCAAGTGGTGCCTGCAGCAATAGTAACTATCAATCCGGATACTATTCAAGTAAATACACTAACTCCTGTTGAGATTACAGTTCTTGATACTCTAAACCAAGGTATTGCAGATGTAGTAACTAAAATCTATGGACTTGGAGTCTCATTATGTGATACAACAAATGCAGCTGGACAGTGTGTAATCAATGTTACTGCCCCATACGGAGAGGTTTTAAAATGCACTGGTCGTGAAATAGGTGTTAGTTGGGATATGTTTATAGACTCTATATGGGTGATTGGGTGGGATACATTACTTTCTCCTGATATATCAGCACAGGTTACAGAATTAGGGATGGTAGATACTTTAACTCCTTATTATGAAGGCACCATAACTGCCCGTACGGGTGGTGACTCAGGTTTCACATTATTTACTAAAGGGTGTGGAGTTGATACATCTGTATTCACAATTGGGACAATAGCTAATTTAGGAGTTGTGCCTACAAGTTTAGGCAACCTATGGGGCTATATTGCAAAGAGGGGCTATCGTATCTATAAAGAATCATTCCCTGTAATCCAGGTTTTTGGCACATTAGTTGGCACTGTGACTGACTTAAGTAATGATAATCCTATTCCTGGTGTAAGAATAAAAGGATATGTAGCTGGAGATACAACTACACCAGTCTTTGCTGTTGTATCTGATACTAACGGTAATTATTCAACAACCCAGATTCCAGTTGGTAACTACGACATCTATGCAAGTAGATTAGGTTATTCGCCTTATTCTACAACTTTATTT